A genomic region of Notamacropus eugenii isolate mMacEug1 chromosome 3, mMacEug1.pri_v2, whole genome shotgun sequence contains the following coding sequences:
- the APOF gene encoding apolipoprotein F has protein sequence MPVMVLLCSLLLYPVAALPDGSHPKALPLPTSSLESQPTTLSPLSCWNLMPESLPDFNRLDPLPKYLISLAFYITLERAGCPADAHDLRQRLHRLGGVKATETLIQQLQGLPRTRRERRSDWVLFSALQLLGRRSERSRRAPRSLSTADCVYEKERGVHNVMRYLPQVGTYYNLGTAFYYAAQNCTAQAWERGQEAALDLGYDLLVGLMGATGGPGGVMAGLALKPAVKAGVQKLIEYYYGNKEESGSPAQGTEQRWQDWRASTELGPGVSPAMGSSDRTADEVTGDSSLWNWGRGA, from the coding sequence ATGCCTGTGATGGTCCTTCTATGCAGCCTCCTGCTATACCCAGTAGCTGCCCTCCCAGATGGATCCCATCCCAAGGCCCTACCCCTCCCAACTTCGTCCCTGGAGTCCCAACCAACCACTCTCAGCCCCCTTTCCTGTTGGAACCTGATGCCTGAGTCTCTTCCCGATTTCAACCGCCTAGACCCTCTGCCTAAGTATCTGATTAGCCTGGCCTTCTACATAACCCTGGAGAGAGCAGGATGCCCAGCGGATGCCCACGACCTTCGGCAGCGACTCCATAGACTGGGCGGGGTGAAAGCCACAGAGACTCTCATCCAACAGCTCCAAGGCCTTCCAAGGAccagaagagaaaggagatcGGACTGGGTCCTGTTCTCTGCTCTGCAGCTCCTGGGCCGGAGAAGTGAGAGGTCCAGAAGGGCGCCTCGTTCCCTCTCGACCGCGGACTGTGTCTATGAGAAGGAGCGAGGAGTGCACAATGTGATGCGGTACCTGCCCCAAGTGGGGACTTACTACAACCTTGGGACAGCTTTCTATTATGCTGCCCAGAACTGCACTGCTCAGGCCTGGGAGCGAGGACAGGAAGCGGCGCTGGACCTGGGCTACGATCTCCTTGTTGGACTCATGGGGGCAACAGGGGGGCCTGGGGGGGTGATGGCCGGTTTGGCACTTAAGCCGGCGGTCAAAGCTGGGGTTCAGAAACTGATCGAATATTATTACGGTAATAAGGAGGAGTCAGGAAGCCCAGCCCAGGGCACAGAGCAAAGGTGGCAGGACTGGAGAGCCAGCACAGAATTGGGCCCTGGGGTGTCTCCGGCTATGGGCAGCAGCGATCGCACGGCTGATGAGGTGACAGGGGACAGCTCCCTGTGgaactgggggaggggggcatgA